GATTCGACTCGTCGTAAGTCATGCTCATGCCCGTGGGACGAGCACCGATACTGAGGCTACGGCTACTGACTAGGCGCGCATCATCGCCGAGGCGCAGCTCAGTTAAGAGCCCTTCGACATAGCTGGAGACATAGATTTTGGGCTCACGCTGCGACACGATCACTTGCTGCAGCTCACGGCCGAATTCTTCTTTGGCCCCTAGCACCGAGAGTACCCGCTTAGTCTCACGGTCGATCACCGTCACGGTGTTACCCTTGGCACTAGCAACTACGATCCAGTTCTTGGCTGCCTGCAGCGCCAAGCTCGCTGGTGCCCTGCCTACAGGAATACGCGCCATGACGTCACGTCCCGGCAGTCCGTAGACCACAACCTCGTCGGTGTCCGTGCTGACGGCCCAAAGTTCATCGCCGGTGGGTGCGACGAGGATGTTGGTGGAAGTCTGGCCTGAGCCACTACCCTCGCGCGCAACGATGCGGCCGACGATTTCGGGGCGTAACGACTTTCCGAGCCCAAGCGTGACGCGCTTCATGCCAAAGGGAGCCATGCGCCCGACATACAATGAAGTCGGCGCTGTAAGCTTGGCCTGGCTGTAGGCGTCGGTCGTTAGATTGACAAAAGTGCCGCTGGAGCCAGCCTCGGAGATTTCAAGCGCGACATCATCGAGCGGGTAGTCATGACGATTCTCAATGTAGACGTCGACTTGCAATCGATCCAATGTGTCGGCTAGAGCTTTCACGGCTCCGTAGACGACGAAGTCGTCTGTGCCCGCATTAGCTACAACACTATTGGTAACGGCATCGTGTTTAGCGTCAAGATGACGCCGTGGCGGCTCCGCCTTAATCATGTCGACGTGGAGCTCAAAAGGCTGGCTAAGCTCCTGAGGTGCTGCCATGACCTGACCGGCCGCAGCAAATGCTAGCGCTAGGGAGAGGGCGATCCGACTCTGCTTCATAAAGTCTCCTGTAGTCACCGGCGGGGGGCTAGCAACGATTTGAAAAAATTCCTGGTTGAAGGCGTACCGGTGACGGAGGCCCTGCGCAACGCTACTCTCGTTACACTGTAAATGCGGCGCTGACAAATGGAGATGACTAAGTTTCGACTCAAACAATATGTAAAGGTTTGGTTCTAGTAGTTGACGCTTCCTATTTTTTTGCATATGGGTCCCCCGAGTTTTGCCGCACTGTTCCCCTGTCACCCGGCAAACGAGGAGGTATCACATGAATATGAAAGCATTATTACTCGCCGCCCTGAGCGCAGCTGGTGTCAACGCATGCAGCTTCCAGCCGTCCACAACTAAAGTTGCCGCTGTTGGTGCTCTAAGCACTGTGTTTAGCACCAAATGCGCAAGCTGCCACGGCGACCAAGGCGAAGGCGATATCGGCCCCAAACTGACCGGCTTAAGCCTCGAGGCCTACTCCGCCGCAGTGCGTGAAGGCCGCGCTGGCATGCCAGCTTTTCCTGAGGCTACGTACTCAGAAGCGGACCTGAAAAAGGATCATGCCGCTCTTTAATTGGTTCACTTAATTGTTGGTTAAGGCGGTTTTCCCCAGTTATCTTAAGGCCTTAGAGAAAACCGCCCGATCTCCCGTTCAAAACGGCTGGTAGCTGCTGTAAATCTACTGAGTTGCAGCTAGCCACCAACAATTAAGTAGACCAGCTATGAAGATTTGCCTCACCGGCGCCTACGATCCGACCTACAACCGCACTTCCGTCATCTTGACCGGGATGCGTGAGCTGGGTGTTGAGTTTGCAGAGCGGCCTTTGAAAAAGGTACGTGCTGGTGAGCTAAGGGCTCTCAGAGGTGCGCTCAGCTGCGATGTCCTATTACTGCCGTCTTTTACGCACAAGTCGGTGCGCAAGGTACGACGCGCATTCCCGGGTGTACCGGTGGTGTTTGATCCTTTGATTTCTCGCTACCTTACTAAGGTACACGACTATAAAAACATCAAGTGGTACTCGCCACACGCCCT
This portion of the Deltaproteobacteria bacterium genome encodes:
- a CDS encoding cytochrome c, whose product is MNMKALLLAALSAAGVNACSFQPSTTKVAAVGALSTVFSTKCASCHGDQGEGDIGPKLTGLSLEAYSAAVREGRAGMPAFPEATYSEADLKKDHAAL